The following is a genomic window from Miltoncostaea oceani.
TGCCGGGTGGCCTCCAGCATGTTCACGGTGCCCGTCGCGTTGACGTGGAAGTCGGTGAGCGGCTCACGGGCGGCCCAGTCGTGGCTCGGCTGGGCGGCGCAGTGCACCACCAGCTCGATCGCCGTCCCGTAGCGCGCGAACAGATCGGCGATGGCGACGGGGTCGCGGACGTCGATGTCGGCCGTCGTGAAGCGCGGGAGCGCCTCGGTGAGGCGGTCGCGGTTCCACCGCGTCGAGGCCTCGGCGCCGAAGAAGTAGGCGCGCATGTCGTTGTCGACGCCGACGACGTCCATCCCCTGCTCGTGGAGGAAGCCGACGGCCTCGCTCCCGATCAGCCCCGCGGATCCGGTCACGATCGCTACCGACATGTGTCTCCTCTGCTCGCGTGCGTCAGGTGAAGACCGGCCGCAGCGAGTCCTCGTTCTCGCGTACCCAGTCGACGATCTCCGCCATCATGTCGCGCGGCGTCCACGACGGGCTCCAGCCGAGCTCCCGGGTCGCGCGGGAATGATCCGAGATGTAGACCGGGATGTCGACCGGCGAGGTCCGCGCCTCGTGGGACATCGTCACCTCCGCCCCGGACACGTCGCGGCAGATGTCGGTCAGCTCCCGCAGCGACACCGACCCGGTGCGCCCGCCGCCGGCGTTGAACACCCGCCCGCTGATGCGGTCGATGTCCGCCAGCTCGCGCCGCATGAGGTCGAAGAGGTCGTCGGGGTGGAGCAGGTCCCGCACCTGGCGGCCCTGCCCGTCGAAGCCGATGTAGCGGAGCGGCAGCCCGTAGACGTGGTTCGCCGCCCACATCGCGAACACGCCCTGCTCCGACTTGCCGAACTGCCCGGCGCCGGTGATGACGCCGCAGCGGGTGATGACCGCGGGCAGACCGTACGAGTCGGCGTACTCCTGCACGATCAGCTCCGACGCCAGCTTGCTGGACCCGTAGAACGACCGCGCCGTGTCGGTCGGGAAGTCCTCGGAGATCCCGAGGGGCCCGGCGCCCGGCACCGCCTGGTCGGCGGCGAGCTCGTAGCGGCTGTCGGTCTCGACGAGCGCGAGGTCGCGCAACGGGTGCATCGAGTAGACGCGGCTCGTCGAGAGGAAGAGGAACGCCCCGGCGCGGCCGCGCGACCAGTCGAGCAGGTTGATCGTGCCGAGCAGGTTCGTCTCGAGCACGTAGGCGGGCGAGCCGTCCAGGCCGGCGAGCACCGACGCCTCGGCGGAGGCGTCGACGACCACGTCGACGGGTCCCTCCACCTGGTCGAGGTCGGACCGCACCCGCACGTCGCCGTGCACGAAGCGCACGCCGCCGCCGGCGAGCCGCCCCAGGTTGGTCTCCGACCCGCGGCGTCGCAGGTTGTCGAAGGCCACGACCTCGGCGCCCGGGTTCTCGCGGGCGAACGCGAGCGCGATGCGGGATCCGACGAAGCCGGCCCCACCGGTCACGAGGACCCTCACTGCCGTCCGTCCTCGGAGGGCCCATCGGGGGCCTTTGGGCGTGGGATCGGCATCGTGGGAGCGGTCCGCGTCCGCATGCGGACCGCGTGACTATACCGTTCGGCCCGTGACGGCCCTCGCGACGAGCATCCGCGCCCGCCTCGCCCCGCCGGGCGGGTCGCGCGAGCCGGACGCCTGGACGCGGTGGTGGCCGCTCCTCGCCGCCGTGGTGATCGCGTTCGTCACGTGGCCCGTCGGGTCCCTCACGCCGGCGAACGGCCTCGACCCGTCGTGGCGCATCGCGCTGCACATGGCGGTCGCCCGGGGCGTGGACTTCGGCGACATCGCGTTCACCTACGGCCCGCTCGGCTTCCTGGAGGCCCCCGTCAACGCGGAGGCGCACACGCTGGTGCCGGCGCTCGCGTGGATCGGCCTGCTGCAGGTGGGCCTCGCCTACCTCGTGATCGTCTGCGCCCGGCGCACGCTCACCTGGCCCGTGGCCGTGCTGCTCGCGTTCGCCTGCTGCCGCCTGCTCGACGAGGGGCGCGAGGTGCTCCCGCTCGTCGCCTTCCTCTGGGCGGCGTACGTCGTGCAGTGGGGGGTGCCGGCCCGCCTCGGGCGGGTGCTGCTGCCGGTCAGCGGGGTCGTCTGCGGCGCGGGGATCCTGATCAAGATCAACGAGGGCGTCGTCGCCCTCGCGCTCTGCGCGGTCGCCGCGTGGTGGCTCGGTCCGGGCCGCTGGCGGGCGCTGGGGATCCTCGCCGGTTCGGCCGCCGCCGCGGTCGTGGTGCTGTGGACGGCGTTCGGCAACGGCGTCACCGGGTTGCCGGGGTGGGTCGTCGCGAGCGTCCGGATCGCCGCCGGGTACTCGGCGGGCCTCCCGTACGAGGCCCCCGGGCGCGGCTGGGAGTACGCCCTGTTCGTCGCCCTTGTGGCGGCGATCGCCTGGTTCGCCTGGCTCTCGGGGGAGGGCCTCGGGCGGGGGCGGCGGATCGCCGTCGGGCTGCTCGGCGCGATCCTGGTGTTCTCGCTCTTCAAGCACGGCTTCGTGCGGCACGACCTCGGCCACTCCGCCTCGACGTTCACGGCGCTCATCGCCGGCGCCGCCGCCATCCGGTGGACGCGGCCCTCCGGGCGCCTGGCGGGGGCGGCGGTGTGCGCGGCGACGGTGGTCGCCTCGCTCGCCGTGCTCGGCGCGACCGGCGTCCCGTCGGCGCTGCGGCTGCTCGACCCCCGCCCCAACATCGAGACGGCCTGGGACCACGCGGCGCTCGCCGCGAAACCCGGCGTGCGGGCCCGCCACCGGGAGGACGCCGCCGCCGACCTCCGTGCCCTCCACGCCATCCCGCAACCGGTGATCGACGCCCTGCGCGGCCACCCGGTCCACGTCGACCCGTACGAGACCTCGATCATCTGGGCGTACGACCTCGACTGGCGGCCCGCGCCCGTCTTCCAGGACTACTCGATCTACACGAACGCCCTCGACCGCGGCAACGCGGACATGCTCGCGTCCGCGGACGCACCGGACCGGATCCTGCGGCACGGCGGCCCCCGCATCGACGGCCACTCACCGGAGGGCGAGGGCCCCGAGCAGCTGCGGTCGATGATCTGCGGCTACGTCCAGGACGTCGCGGTGCCCGGCTGGCAGGTGCTGCGACGCGTGCCGTGGCGGTGCGGCCCGGAGCGTCCGCTCGCGTCGGTCGAGGCGGTCGCGGGCGCGACGGTCGCGATCCCGCCCGCCCCCGGCCCCGACGAGATGGTCATGGCGCGGCTCGACATCCCCGTGTCGCTGCGGCAGCGGCTGCGCACCGCCCTCTACAAGCCGCACGACCTGCCGGAGGTGCTCCTCAACGAGGGGTACGCGTACCGGGTGCCGACCGACGTCGCCCGCGGCCCCCTGCTGATGCGGGCCCCGGCGAGCGTCGGCTGGCAGGACTACGCACCGGGCTTCTCCTTCGACCGGCTGCGCGTCTCCTACACGGCGTCGCCGTTGCGGATCGACTTCGTCGCGATGCGCGTCTCGCCCGCGGCGGGCTGATCGGGGACCTCCCCGTCGCGCCACGTGTCGGCCACGATGAAGTTGGGGCGCGCGCGGACCTCGTCGTAGACCTTGCCGACGTACTCGCCGACGATCCCGAGCGTCACGAGCTGGACGCCGCTCATCAGCAGGACGACGGTCATGAGGGACACCCAGCCGGGGGGCGACTGGTCGGCGAGCAGCCCGCCGATCACGACCCAGAGGGCGCCGATGATCGAGATGAACGCGGCGACGAACCCGAGCAGCGTGACGAGGCGCAGCGGCAGCTTCGAGAACGACACGATCGCGTTGATCGCCCCGGACGTGCGGCGCGTGAACGAGTACTTCGTCTCGCCCGCGAACCGCGGGTTGCGCTCGACCTCGACGGCCACCTGGGTGAACCCCGAGAAGGCGCGGAGGCCCGGGAAGTAGCGGTTGATCTCGCGCATCCCGTTGACGGCGTCCGTCGCGCGGCGGCTCATGAGGCAGAAGGGGCCGGCGTCGCGCGGCAGGTCGATGCTCATCATCCGGCGGGCGGCGCGGTAGAAGCCGGAGAACAGGAGCCGCTGGACGGGCCCCTCCTTGCGGTCGCGCCGGACCGCGTAGGCGACGTCGGCGCCGTTCTCCCACTCGCGGATCAGGCGCGGCAGCGCGTCGGGGGAGTCCTGCAGGTCGGCGTCCATGACGATGACCGCGTCGCCGCGGGCGGCGCGGATGCCCGCCTCGATGGCGGCCTCGTGACCGAAGTTGCGCGAGAGGCGCATGCCGACGACCCGGCGGTCGCGCGCGACGAGCTCGCGGATGAGCCGCGTCGAGTCGTCCCACGACCCGTCGTCGACCAGCAGCAGCTCCAGGTCGTGCGGGACGTCGGCGAAGACCTGGTCGACCTGCGCGTGCAGCGCGGCGAGGGTCTCCTGCTCGTTGTAGACCGGGACGACGACCGAGATCAGGGACGGCACGCGGGCCTTTCTGGTCTGCTCGAGAACGGCGTCAGCCTAGATGACGCCATCCGGGGTCGTCGCGGCCCCGGTCCGGCGCGGCGGGGCCCCCGCCGCGTCGTAGGGTGACCGGGATGGCCGTGGACCCCGCCGACGTGACGGCCCCGCCGCGGCCCCCGCGCCCGGCCCGCGCCGTCCTCGGCCGGCCCGCGGTGCTCCTCGCCGGCGTCGTCGCGCTCGGCGTGCTGCTGCGCCTCCACCGCTTCGACGCACCGATCCTCGACGCCCACGCCTTCCGGCAGACCCAGACGGCGAGCACGGTCTGGTTGTGGAACCGCGACGGCTTCGACGCGCTCGACTACCGGGTGCCGATGTACGGCGGAGGCCACTGGGTGCTGGAGCTGCCCGTGTACCAGGCGATGGTGTGGGTGCTGCAGGTCCCGGCGGGCGGCATCGAGCACGCGGCCCGCGTCGTGTCGATCGGCTCCTACGTCGCCGTCGCCGTCCTCATGTACCTCATCGCCGCGCGCTGGTTCGGCTCCGGCTCCGCCGCCCTGCTCGGCGTGGGGGTGTTCACGCTCCTGCCCGTCACCGTCTTCTTCTTCCGCGCGGTCCTGATCGACACGCTGCTGATCGCGACCACCCTCCTCGCCGTCCTCGCCGCGACGCACCTGGGCGAGCGGTTCACCTGGACCTGGTTCGCGGTCTTCGCCGCCGCCCTCGCCGTGTCCGTGCTCGGCAAGGCGACGCTGGTGCTCGCGATCGGCCTCGCGATGGTCGTCCCCCTCGTCCGCCTGCTGAGCGACGGCGGGGTGGGGCGGCTGCCGAAGGCGGCCGTCGTGGGGACGTGCGCGCTGACGGGGCTGCTCTTCGCCGCCTGGGCCCGGCACGGCGACGAGCTCAACACCGCCACGGGGACGCTCTCGATCTCGGAGGCGCGCTCCTGGTACTTCGGGTCGACGTTCACCGACCCCGACCTGTACCGGGTCGTCGGCGGGCGGATCGCGGACAACCTCGGCGTCGCGGGCCTCGTGGCGCTGGCGATCGGGCTCGTCGCGATCCCGCGGCTGCGCACCGCCCACCGCCCCGAGATCATCCTGACGCTCGCCGGTGCGGTGCTGTCGTGCGGGATCTTCGCGAACCTCAACCGGATCCACGACTACTACCAGCTCGCCTACTACGTGCCGCTGTCGATGGTCGCGGGCCTCGGCCTGGCCGTCGCCCTGCGCGCCGCGACGTCACGGGTGGGTGCGGTGCCGGCCCGCGCGGCCGTCGCCGCGGTCCTCGTGGTGATCGGCGTGGTGTCGGCCGTCTCCCTGCGCGACGGGTACTTCGCGCCGGACGCGGTGGCCTACTCGGTGGAGGCGCAGGGCCGCGAACTGCGCGCCGAGACCCCCGACGCGCCGCTCCTGCTGATCCACCGGTTCGCCGACCCGAACGACCCGGTGCTCTGGTACCAGGCGCGCCGGATCGGCTGGCGGGTCCCCGCCGAGGACGCGGCGGGGGCGGCGCGCATCGCGGCCGCCCACCCGGAGATCGCGGCGGTCGTGTGGATCACCGACCCCGACCCCGAGCCCCCGCACGTGGCGGCGCTGGCACGGGCCGCCGGGTTGCGCCGCGCCCACGTGAGCGCCGGCATGACCGTCTACCGCTGAGGGCCGGTCAGCGTCCCGCGGCGGCGCGCAGGCGCGACGCAGCGAGGGCCACCTCGCCGACGGCCCACACACCCGCCGCGAGGGCCCGGCCGCGGAGGCCGGGGCGGTGCTTGCGGATGAAGGGCGCCATGGTGCGGAAGTAGGCGGAGTCGGCCTCGGCGGGGCGGCGGCCGTCGGCGTTCGACCCGGCGCCGACGTGGACGACGGTCGCCCCCGGCCAGTAGCGCACCCGCCAGCCGTGGGCGATGAAGCGCAGGCAGAGGTCGATGTCCTCGGCGTACATGAAGAACTGCTCGTCGAAGCCGCCGACCTCGTCGAGGGCGTGGGCCGGCATCAGCATGAAGGCCCCGGTGACGCTCTCGACGTCGCCCTCCCGGTCCTCGGGCACCCAGCCGGCGGTGTAGTGCGTGGAGCGGGGTCCGCGGAGGTGCCGGTCGAGGCCGGTGAAGTAGCAGAACGACGACCAGGGGGTGGGGAAACCGCGCTTGCAGCGCCGGTCGAGGTTGCCGTCGCGGTCGACGAGGCGCGGCGTCAGCACGCCGACGTCGGGGTGCGACCACAGCTCGTCGAGGCAGGCGCGGAGGGCGCCGGGCGGGATGACGGTGTCGGGGTTCAGCGCGAGCACGGCGCGGCCGGCGGCGCGGGCGAAGCCCATGTTGTTGGCGCGGCCGAACCCGACGTTCCGCGGGAGGTCCTCGACGTGCACCCAGGGGTGGGCGTCGGCGGCGGTGAGGGTGTCGTCGCCGGAGGCGTTGTCGTAGAGCAGCACCTCGAGGTCGACGTCCTCCCGCTGGGCGGCGAGGCTGTCGAGGCACTCGGCCAGGAGGTCGCGGCAGCGGTACGACACGATCACGATCGAGAGCTCGGGCACCGCGGCAATGTAGCGGGGAAGGGCTAGTAGCCTTCGGCCCGATGCGGGCCACACCCACCTCCCTCGAGGGCATGCTGGTCGTCGACCCGGTCGTCCACCGGGACGCCCGCGGCTTCTTCCACGAGACGTTCCGGGCCGACGAGATGGTGCGGCTCGGCATCGACGAGGCGTGGGTGCAGGACAACCACTCCCGTTCGGTGCGCGGGGTGCTGCGCGGCATGCACTTCTCCATCGGGGAGGGTCAGGCGAAGCTGGTGCGCTGCGCGCGCGGGCGCATCCTCGACGTGGCCGTGGACATCCGGCGGGGGTCGCCGACGTACGGCCGCTGGGAGTCGGTGACCCTCGACGACGAGGATCTGCGGCTCGTCTACCTGCCGGTCGGGTTCGCCCACGGCTTCGTGGTGCTGAGCGAGGTCGCGGACGTCGTCTACCGCTGCTCGTCGTACTACGACCCGGCGGTGGAGCGCGGTTTCGCGTGGGACGACCCGGACGTCGCGATCGCGTGGCCCGACATGCCGGTGGAGGTGTCCGCCCGCGACGCGGCGGCGCCCACCCTCGCCGAGATCGCCGGGGACCTCCCCTTCGGGGTCTAGTATCGCTCCCGGTCCAGCGACGAGCGCAGGAGGGAGCCCCGTCACGGAGGTGGTCGCAGCGGACGAGGGCGCCACGCGCGGCCCGCGGAGCATCGTCCCGCTCCTCGCCGTCGGCGTCCTGGTGAGCGTGGCCGCGATCCTCCTGGCGATCCGCGGCATCGACCTCGGCGACGTCGCCTCGGCGATCGGCGACGCCTCCCCGGCGTACCTGGCGGCGGGTGCGCTCCTGATGCTCGCGTCGTACCCGATCCTGGCGGTGCGGTGGCGGAGCATCGCCCGCGACCTCGACCCCCCGGGCACCCCGCAGATGCTGGAGCTCGTCCTGATCGGGGCGGCCGTCAACAACGCGTTGCCGGCCCGTCTCGGCGAGGTGGCGCGCTCGGTCGGCCTCGGCCGCTCGGCGCACCGCCCGGTGCTGCAGTCGTTCGGCACGGTGGTCGTCGACCGGGTCGCCGACGTCGTCTTCTTCGCCCTCGCGTTCGGACTGACCGTCGCGGCCTCCCCCACCGACGACTGGGTGCGGTGGGTGGGCATCGGCGGCGCGATCATCACGATCGCGGCGCTGGCGACGCTCGGCGTCGTGGCGCTGCTGATGAGCCGCCGTCCCGACGACGCGCCGGCGGGCCGGTGGATGCGCCACCTGCTGACCCTCGGCGAGGGCCTGCGCTGCGTCCACACCTGGTCGGGCGCGTTCCGCGCCCTCGTCCTCACGTTCGCCGCGTGGGGCGCCTGGATGGCGGGCCTCTGGTCCATCGCGGAGTCCCTCGGCATCGGCCTCTCCGCCACGGAGGTGCTGTTCACGACGGGCCTCCTGGGTCTGGGGTCGGCGGTCCCGTCGGCGCCGGGCTTCATCGGCACCTACCACTGGATCGCGGCGTCCTCGCTCGGCCTGTTCGGCGTCGCGGGCGCGGATGCGCTCGCGTTCGCGGTCCTCCTGCACGCCGCCTGGTTCATCCCCACCACCGTCACCGGCTCGATCCTGATGGTGCGCTGGGGGTTGAGCTACACCGCGCTGCGGCGTGTCTCCCTCTCGACTCGGGCGGTCAATGCATGAACTTCCAGCGTCTCTACGAGTACCGGTTCCGCGGCATCGACCAGTCGGTGCGGACGGCCGTGTGGGACGAGATCGCCCCGTTCGTCCACGGCCTGATGGGGTCACCGCAGACGGTGCTCGACCCGGCGGCGGGCCGCTGCGAGTTCATCAACGCGGTACCGGCCGCGGAGCGCTGGGCCGTCGACCAGGCCGACTACGCCGAGCGGGACGCGGATCCCGGTGTCCGGACGATGGTGGCGGACATCATGGAGGCCGACCTGCCGGCCGACCACTTCGACGGCGTGTGGGTGTCGAACACCCTGGAGCACCTGCTCTCCCAGGAGCAGACCGCCGCGTTCCTGGAGCGGATGCGCGTCGCGATGACCCCGGGTGGGCGCATCGCGATCATGGGCCCGAACTTCCGGTACTGCGCGAAGGAGTACTTCGACTGCGCGGACCACACCCTGGTCTACACGCACACCTCGATCGCCGAGCACCTCTACGCGGCGGGGTTCGAGCCGGAGCGCATCGTCCCGCGGTTCCTGCCGTACTCGTTCCGCGGGCGCCTGCCGGCGAGCCCCGCGACGACGCGCCTCTACCTGCGCTCGCCCCTGGCGTGGCGCCTGCTCGGCAAGCAGTTCCTGGTCATCGGCCGGCGGACCGTCTGACGGTCTCGCAGAGCCGCAGGTAGGAGTCGGCGCAGGCGTCCCACGAGTAGCGCTCCGCGGCGCGGGCCGCGGCGCGGGCGCCGAGCTCCTCCCGCCGGGCGGGGTCGTCGATGAGGGCGCCGAGCGCCCGGGCGAGGGCGGGTGCGCCCCCGTCCAGCGGGAAGCTCGCCGCGGCGTCGCCGACGACCTCGAGGTTGGGGCCGTGGTCGCTGACGACGAGGGCGGCGCCGGCGGCCATCCCCTCGACGATGACGGGGTGGGTGCCGCCGACCTCGGTGGGGGCGCACATGACGCCGCTGCGGTGCACGAGCTCGCGGTACCCGTCGCCGAAGACGTAGCCGGCCATCCGCACGCCCGGCCCCGCGGAGGCCCGGAGACCGGCGATGTAGTCGTCGGCGTAGGGGGCGTCGCCGACGATGACGAGCGGCCAGTCGGTGCCGAGCGTGCGGTGCGCCTCGATCAGGAGGTGGGCGTTGTTCTCGGGGACGAGCCGCCCGACGAACAGCACGTACCGGCCGGGCTCGACGTCGAGGCGCGCGCACCACCCGGTGTCGCCGGGGTCGGGCATGTCGGCGCCGTAGGCGATCCACGGGATGCGCCGGCCGTGGCGGCGTTCGTAGGCGTCGGCGACGGCGGCGGAGTCGGTCACGGCGATGGTGGCGGCGCTCGGGGCGATCCGCTCGGCGGTGCGCAGGTACGCCTTCGCCGCCCCGGACCACTTGGCGCGCTCCGAGTCGAGTCCGTCGATCTGGAGGATGGAGGGGATCCCGGCGAGGCGGGCGAGGGGCACGACGGGGGCGTTGCCGGCGATGAAGTAGATCGCGACGTCGGGGCGCGCCCGGGTGGCCATGTGGGCGGTGCTGACGAGGGTGTGGGCGAGGGTGTCGAGGTGCTTGCTGCGGATGGTGGGGAGGTGCACGAGGCGGGCCCCGACGTGGGTCTCCTGCCGTGCGGTCATGTGCGGCCGGCAGTAGACGGTGACCTCGTGGCCGCGGGCGGTGAACCGCTCGGCGAGGTGCTCGACGGCGGTCTCGAAGCCGCTGTAGGCGGCGGGGATGCCGCGGGTGCCGACGAGGGCGATCCTCACGTCAGCACCGACGCGACGACGTCCCAGGCGGCGGCGCCCATCGTCTGCGGCGTGAACGCGGCGGCCCGCGCGGGGCCGGCGGTGCGCAGCCGGGCGGCGACGGTGGGGTCGAGGGCGAGTCGCAGGCCGTCGGCGATGCCGCGGGCGGTGGGCTCCACGAGGATCGCGGCGCCGGCGGTGACCTCGGGCAGCGCCCCCCGGTCGCTCGCGACGACGGGGCAGCCGCTCGCCATCGCCTCGAGTGCGGGCAGGCCGAAGCCCTCGTAGAGGGAGGGGTAGGCGGTGACGGCGGCGGCGCGGTAGAGGTCGGCGAGGGTGGCGTCGTCGACGTGGCCGAGCCACGTGCCGCCGGCGTCGCGGGCGATCCTCTCCCCGCCGGGCCCGGGTTTGCCGACGAGGGCGAGGTCGGGGCCGGTGGGGCCGAGGGAGCGGACGGCGTCGCCGAGGGCGCCGAGGTTCTTCCGGGGGCCGATGTCGCCGACGGCGAGGCAGTAGCCGGCGATGCCGAAGCGGTCCCGTACGCGGGCGACGGCCCCGTCGCGGTCGGCGTCGGTGAAGACGGGGGCGGGGTGGGGGCTGACGACGCGGACCTTCCCGGCCGGGAGCTTGAGGGCCTGGGCGATGTCGTCGGCGGCGGTCTGCGACAGGGCGAGCACGGCGGCGGCCTTGCGGGCGGATCGCGGCACGAGGCCGCGCAGCACGGCGCGGGCCCGGGCCCCGAGCCACTGGGGGTCGGTCATGAAGGTGGCGTCGTGCACGGCGAGGAGGATCGGGCAGGGGTTCCAGCCGGGCGAGACGTAGGTGAACACGGCGGCGTCGGCGCCGAGGTCGGCGAGGGCGCGTGGGGCGGCGCGGGCGAGGCGGGGGACGTCGGCGGACGGGACGCCGATGGTCTGGCCGTACCGTTCGAGTGCCCGTGCGCCCTGGGGGGTGGCGACGAGGGCGGCGACGGCGTCGCCGCCGGCGGCGGTGGCGGCCATGGCGGCGAGGAGCGTGGCGGCGTACCGGCCGTTGCCGGCGTCGCCGGCGGCGCTCTGGCCGACCATGTGGCAGTCGACGGCGACGAGGCTCATGCCGCGGCGTCCCGGTAGGCGCGGGTCAGCTCGACGGCGGTGCGCTCCCACGAGAAGGCGGCGGCGCGTTCCCGGCCGGCGGCGGCGCGGCGCTCCCGCAGGTCGGGGTCCTCCGCGAGTTCGGTGATGGCCCGCGACCACGGGCCGGGGTCGGTGACGGGGAGGTAGGTGGCGGCGTCGCCGCCGACCTCGCGGAGGGCGGGGGTGTCGGTGGCGAGGACGGGCACTCCGGCGGCCATCGCCTCGAGCACGGGCAGGCCGAAGCCCTCCTTGCGGGAGGGGACGAGCACGGCGAGGGCCCCGGCGCGGATGGCGGCGAGGCGGGCGGCGGGCAGCAGCCCGAGCCATTCGACGCGCCGGTCGGCGCCGACGCGGGCGGCGTGGCCGCGGAGGCGGGCGGCGCGGCGGGGCGACCACGGTCCCGCCATGACGAGGCGGACGCCGGGGGCGGCCCCGGCGATCGCCTCGAGCGCGAGCCCGGCGTTCTTGTGGGGTTCGATCGCCCCGGCGACGAGGACGTAGCGGCCGTCGGCGGGTGGCCCCTCGGGGGTGACGGGGTCGGGTGCCGCCCAGGGGACGACGCGGACGCGGCCGGGGTCGACGGCGGCGAGGCGGATGGCGTCGTCGGCGGTCTCCCGTGAGGGGGTGAGCACGAGGCGGGCGCCGCGGAGGCGGCGGAGGAAGTGGCGGTAGGCGAGCGCCTCCGCCATCCGGCCGGCGCCCCCGAGGTACTCGGGCCAGTAGGCGAGAGGGATGAGGTCGTGGCAGGTCACGATCGTCCGGCCCCCGGGGATGAGGGAGGGCTGCACGGCGTGGAACGCGACGTGGCCGCCGTCCCCCCCGTCCCCGTCGCCGTCTCCGGTGCGTGTGCCGGCGAGGCGGCGGACGGCGCGTTCGCCGCGGGCGAGAGGCCAGGGGTCGGGGAGGCGGTGGAGGGGCCAGGTGGGCCAGTGGACGCGGGCGACCTCGAAACCGTCGGGTGCCTCCT
Proteins encoded in this region:
- a CDS encoding glycosyltransferase family 4 protein; this encodes MPAPALLDATPLASAHSTRGIGAAVRGMIHGLRRLPADDRPRLLLRDGQEAPDGFEVARVHWPTWPLHRLPDPWPLARGERAVRRLAGTRTGDGDGDGGDGGHVAFHAVQPSLIPGGRTIVTCHDLIPLAYWPEYLGGAGRMAEALAYRHFLRRLRGARLVLTPSRETADDAIRLAAVDPGRVRVVPWAAPDPVTPEGPPADGRYVLVAGAIEPHKNAGLALEAIAGAAPGVRLVMAGPWSPRRAARLRGHAARVGADRRVEWLGLLPAARLAAIRAGALAVLVPSRKEGFGLPVLEAMAAGVPVLATDTPALREVGGDAATYLPVTDPGPWSRAITELAEDPDLRERRAAAGRERAAAFSWERTAVELTRAYRDAAA